From the Deltaproteobacteria bacterium genome, the window GCTCATAAAAATCTTTGACGAGTCCCACGCGCTGATTGAAGTCACGCGCACTGACGAGTAGCTCTGATTTGTTTTTACCTGCTCGCGCAACCACGCTCACTCCGTCAACTCTGTCTAGCCTGGATCCTAATGAGGCATCCTTAGAGGCTTATCGGAGCTTATTGGTTTAAATTAAACCACGATGCGCAACCCATGATTACCACAGGTATCCATATGCGTCTTTACTCCGTCTCGTCCCGCAAGCATCGAGCCACCCCCCTCACCTAATCCTCTGCACCACCACCTCATACCTCCCCACGATCCCGTCCCTATCCTCCCCCGCACCTATCATCCTCTCAAGTCCCACCACCCCAACTGACCCATTCTGCCCATTCTGCCCACCCCCAAAGCAAAGCTCGTCAATCGTCAGCGACAAGGCATGAGCCACGCGCTTCAAATGATCGAGGCGTCGCGGCATCACCCCGGCCAGCCAGTCGGAGATTACTTGCTTAGGGACGGAGGTCTTGCGCGCTAGGTCTGCAGCCGTCATCGATTGGTAGTCTAGCTCCGTCTTAAGACGCTTGCGCAGGATGAGTGTAAATTCGTCTTTGTTTTTTAAAGGGTCCTTAGAATCATCCATTTGCGACCTCACACTTCTTTATTTGCTCAGTATGTTTGTGGGTCACCCCACAGCGGGGCTAAACACTCCAACTCTATCGTCAATACGCGTGTCATCTGAGGTCACTAGGATGAGCACAAATTGTCAACACATATTTGGTGTCGACCGCGATATCGGACAACACCGTCATTTACGGCGGACAATAGGACTACTTGGCGGATTCTACGATCTCCATTAGTACTTCATCCACTTGGGGACTTAATCAGCCCACCACTGTACCCGCCCCTTTACAGCGCTAACCCTGACTGCACAGGCAACATGCCACTGATGATGGACCGCGATGCTAA encodes:
- a CDS encoding helix-turn-helix transcriptional regulator, translating into MDDSKDPLKNKDEFTLILRKRLKTELDYQSMTAADLARKTSVPKQVISDWLAGVMPRRLDHLKRVAHALSLTIDELCFGGGQNGQNGSVGVVGLERMIGAGEDRDGIVGRYEVVVQRIR